The Glycine soja cultivar W05 chromosome 9, ASM419377v2, whole genome shotgun sequence sequence tctttttcttaattttttttcaccattACAAAACAGCGTAAGTatgtacaataaaaaaaaaacacagcaTAAGTGAACTAATACAGACAACCATGTCATGattaattttgaagtttttttaagttaaaaaataaaaattaaatacaaattattagTGTGCATAGTTGGCATGTTTGAGAATAATTGTTAAGGCAAATCTCATCCTAAAATCTAATCAATGATAAATCAGTTTACTATTTTCCTTTAATCTTTACTAGGTTATTTGGTCTAGCTTAAGAAAATAActagaaattatttaataattttcattttctttagatTAAAAGCTCCTTTcaagtttgaaaataattatctcGTCCaacgaaaaaaaaatgtatataaagttattttaataatgataaaaatacaaatatttaaactttttaatttgaaaatattatttgcaaaatatataaatgtttaaaagCATTGATGTTgatggaaaaaaatatgaatgaagttatttttttattaaaatgaaaatattaattgttagttattatatatactaGCAGGTCCATTGTCATAAAAGAACTTGCAATAAATAATCAGATTGTAATTCTTAGAATTGATAAGGGGATTCTTGTGCCAGCCCAGGTATAGAAGtgtggtttttgaaaaacaaaagctccatataaattaagtaaataaaaagcTCCTCAAGATAGCTTTTTTAAAAGTTCTTTAattattgtttctgtttttctaacttttagtggattttttggtttaattaaatttttttcatcctcaaaACTCGAAACTTAAATTTTACCGAAGTAAATCGAAtccaatattattattttattggttcTGTTCTTctaattacttaatttttataagaattattttaaaatttgtttggtCAAGCttcttccttaaaaaaaaataaactgggTCAAACATACTCTTTAAACTATACAACATAAATTTTCCTCCTCAACAAAATAGAGTTGAGGAGTGATGTTTCATCTAGTGTATTAGTATTTCactttaatatgaaaaacagaggaggaaaatgcaaggaatgAGGGAGCAGTGTAACGTACccagaaagaaataaagaaagaagCTGAAGTGAAGAGCaataaaggggaaaaaaaagaaagtagaaAGAGAAACGATAAGTAAAGGTAATGAACCTGAAAGTGAATCAACAAAATGTCCATTGATGAAGAGCTTGGTGAACTTGACGGTGGGGATTTTGAAGGAGGAAGCAGGGTAACCATTGGAGTTCATTGATGAAGAGCCTGGTACAATAATGAATGGCGTGAGGACAACCAACTTCACCGGTTATAACTTCAGTCTTCAGAGCAGAAACGAGGGCTTACATCATAGtaattttcttttgtgtttttattattgTACCACGTGGGAAGacagtttatattttttcccaataagaaatagttttatatttcaGACAAACTTGTTAGTAAAATTATACTCATGCCATGATAAAAGCATATTTGTGATCTAAAACGTGGAAGCAtatgaagcaaaaaaaaaaaatcgttatTGTGAGAagcaaaaatcataaatttgaattatatactaatggtaaaaattaaaaggtaaatatacaattttaaaaattttcagaaatttttaatttggtcattcatgcatgactttttttaaataaaaaaaaaccattcaaGTATGATTGTCtgattgaaatttataattttaatttatgataataattatgAGTTCTTAGTtgtcacattatttttttttggcaaattacgttaatttttttaaaattttctcaaattacACAATATATCTCATTGTGTAATATTTACAGCAACTTTTCTTATGGTGGCCTTGGTTTAATATATAAACGAGTATCTATACATATCAGATTAGACCATGATCAGAAGTCAGAACGCTTATAGCCTTTACACACCTTGTGCATAGGGGGTTTGTGCACATACCTAGATCGAATTGAAGCCTGATACCTATTACATGTCATATCCCATTAATGGGGGGTGGACATAATCATGGGACTATAATCCGAGTCATATCCTATAATGTCGATATTGATTCAACCTGAGGTGAACATTAtggaattaaaagaaatattctaATAAAACAACCTCACTTacaaaaatttaactaatttaaacCCAATTATACTCGGAGATCAAGGAGAATACAATGAAATATATTGATATGTTATAAATGAATTAACCCGGAATATAAGAATGAGGTCAACCAATTGAcgatgataaataattttccttctgactTAGGAAGATAGGTTAAACTTTACACCTCATTTTAGTGTTTTAGATTAGGTCGTTTTCGTTACGAGGAAGCTTTTTTCGAgaacaatattaattaatatttttaaaaattaaggagTTAGTGTAAATGATATTAATGTAATGTTTTCAAACATTAAGGAGGTTAATGCATGAATAGGAAAAAATGTTATtgtgtataataaaaaaaataaggggtGCAAGTGTAATTTATCCTTTAACCATTAACCCTATGCAACAACATAAGTTTTCCTCCAAAACTATATACAGTTCATGTgtaacatttcatttttttaaaataaattaaaaaatatttctatttaaaaataaatagaatttttaaaaaatgatgaggtttttatagttaaataaataaaagtaacttttattaaaataatgatttgaagaaaataaaaagtatagtttatttatttatttgataggaaataaaataaagtttttgtttataaaataataaaaataaagaaaaatagagtaaatgatAGGTTGGGAGTATCTTAACTATAAATAGAGTCacgttaggtcagttttcagactgatGATACGTCTCTATTATACTTCTTCCCtctcttaattttgttttcttttttttttttctctcaaaatcctctctttttcctACATGCACTCAAATCTGTTTTAGTAAAATGATGTTTCaagactcgttaaccgttggatcatcgtgaaatttacGAATCAtgttcataattcattttcatccatctccaccgttgggatttgtaaaataatttccaCAGAGAGAGAAATATCCCTTGTATAGAGACAGTAAAATGGAGGTTTTAATCCCTTTTCTTTtgctctaacgcttggaaaccctaatAGAGCAActagaggaaaaacttgagaaatCTTAGACAACTACTAGAGATTTCTCTATCACTACCagaatacacacgtgagccctcttagaggtaagggatgaattTATCGTAATTGGAGTTAGAATGAACATATGTAGGAGTCCTTAGAGAATCaaattgaggtttattttgatatgtttattgtattatagTTCTTCctgtatgattatgtgaaaataattgaggggttttactccccgtgTTGTGAGAAgtattttttgtataatttgtttgtgttttggataaaattagtgtgataaatagttatattaggattatgaaattgtgtataagtgataaattgaatatgtgatgaattatagGATAACATGTTGCtctgagattataatattgttattgagattgagtataagtgaaaagttgaacatgttttaatttgtgagatacacgtaTACATGTAATGGTGAATTAtgatattatgagatgttaaattgtggacatgagattggttgtgaataagtgtgtgattaacacttgatgtgacaatacttgtgttatgagctgtgaattataaaataattcgacttgtgtttaccttgagaaaaatgtttatgagcagtgttaaagggaaagtgtaggattcctagttaggaatctaaagtgttaaattgtagtgtaatgtgttaaacgtgtttgaaacacgagtgtgaggtcgtgggtattatataattcatgagtaGTATTTGCctgcaaaaattgttttaggggttgaacctgaatcaggaaggtgagactCTAACAGATTCTTcaaagtctaggccttgggggtaaagacactcggttagagtgctcctttaagtctatGTTAACCCTatatgattggagcattctcgcaaaatagagtgaccctgattgatcaccttatgattttacttagtgagagtgacctgacatactaATTATGTGGTGTGTTTTGTTATGTACTCTTAAGCGTCCCAGAgcggtttttcactgacatgataccacattgcatataggcttgagtcttagtataattgttgcatgacgcttgctaattgtttattatgaaattgatgagtatTATTACGTCTTGACCTGaatgtgtgattcatgtgtaatgtgattggtgattgaaaaataaattttaaatgataaagtgacGTGGATCGTATTAAGTAGagctatgttataaatacttccctattttattttgatcacgtctttgtttatttgtatttttttagaaatgtgataactcactccctgtgtgttatttgtgtttggatcctatgatgatctccAACCTTGTGTTTGTGGGAGCAAATGACTAAGTGGATGATTTTAAgaaacctcatgctagagggcGCTTAAATACAATGCTTTGATAGCATGTGACATTGAGAAATAGGTTTCTacattaattgtatgaagtcttgGACAATATTGTTTTGAGTcgaaatcattttattatttatttgggcacattctattatgatgttagaaaaatgaatgcgagtcttttattcttttgaaatgcttttatttaaatatgttttaaaatcttttaattaatttcgtaTTCTTATAATATAATCCAAAAAGACAAAACCTGAAGCGAAGAACAATcaataaaggaaaataatagAAAGAGAAAGGGGGCTTTAGTAAGATAATGAACCTGAAAGTGAATCAACAAAATTTCCATTGGTGAAGAGCTTGGTGAACTTGGTGGTGGGCATTTTTGGAGGAGAAAGCAGGGTGGCCAAAGAGATCAAAGTGGATGACTAAGCAAGCTGAGCAATTAATTGTCAAAGGACTTTAGAGCACGTCCTTTATAtattagaagaaaagaaatgagCGCTTATATTataatcttttgttttttattgtattCTATCACGTGATAGGGGGtgtttatatttaaaacaaCAATCACTTACTAAAttctcaataattaattttattatatctgtgatatttttttaaaatcttttgccATATTACCTCTAATTCTATATATCTCTAATCTCATATACATAATTCATCAATATtaataaaagttattaaatggatttattttaattaatattattataaatttaaataatattttaagactattcataaaattaattggtTTAAGTGGTGATTAGATATACttacattatttataatttaatgaataattttttcatcCAATTAAGGAGTACTATATTGTTAATAGTTCAACAAATACACCAACAAGGTTCAGCGTAGATGATTGGATTccttatataaaaactaaacgtTTAACATTTACCTTGAAAgactatttattatttactttcaatATTTGAAAGTGgttatatgttttttataattaggacaaaaaatattatcatttatttcttatatatataactcaCTATAGTATAAAGTAAGAAAGATTTTTTCATGCATTATTCGAGCactttagacaaaaaaaaacaaatagacgttttacttttaatttatttaataaattttattaattaatgagaCATTTAATAGAATGTAGGTTTTAAATGCACATTTATTATTAGTGGAACATTTAATAGAAGATTTTAAAtgcatatttattattaatttattatgtattaaGGGATGGATAGTGAATTTCAACGGTGCCATTAATGAATAGTTTAATTCATGCATTGACTATTGACTAATTAGTTATCATCCATGTactatttatatgaaaaatgctaaaaacattctttctaatatatttttattggttaaaatttattaaaaattataaaaaaaaattatggattctatcttttatttaatgattttttctcctgattttttattcaagtttgtaatgaATTTTAACCCGTAGAAAAAAATGTGTCTCTAAAAGTGTGTTGAAGAGTGTTACACTAGGATTCCTCTTTGTTATATTTGTTagctttaaatttaaacaaatatcaaatttgaaaaataaagtaaatagaaCTAAAAGTACTAgtctataataattatatatatatatatataattagtatataaaaaagcctaacttaattgattaaataatatacgtgaattattataaattttttaatatctaaGTTTAATTGCTTCGAATAAAAGAAACATTTCATAATGCATCATTTGCTAGTACCAAATAATAGTAGTACATTTACCATCGAACGTACTACTCAGTACATTtgttatacatatatttaataatatataatttatacttaatatttaatttataaaatagtatCATTTAATATTGTCATATACttctaaagaaatataaattaataaataaaagttgttATTTACCATATTATACacctttataaattttaatatgatataagatatgaaatataaaaagtataattataaaatttggagGACTAAAATTGCATAATTGCTCAATTATTAAATTTCATGGACTAAAATTATACATGCCAAATCATGGGCTGTTGCAACCAAGAtcacaaaatttgattttttttaaaaaaaaggcaaaagaaTTGGcactaacatttattttaaaaaatgatacaaaaacctttactttaaagaaaaaaatgttatctatAATTAAATgtgtaatattaatataactgaaattattttttttatcccttaaaagacaacaatattatattttttgaatgaaaataaagatcTTTATtactataacaattttttttttatctttttaacttGAACAGCCGTGATCTTACATATTCTCGGATACAATTAAAAGTCAAAGTTACACAATTcttttggaaggaaaaaaatgagtGTTGGTTAatagttttgaatttttaataatttttattttgcaaaactttCTCAATAACAGATTAGAAAGGAAATCCAAATAACTACTGATAATaatctttattaaaatattattgtaaatattttttgggaaatatttaatatttgattagGTGTTCATGATAACTATGTAGGAAGGAAATCCAAAAAGCTATCACTAACAACcttattttagaaattataattaCTGAATAGAAAATTTTAGAGTTTCATAAATTCTTCCCAATAACTAGTAGTAGGAATGAGATCCAAATGGCTATCATATACAAccttatatctattttttagaacatatttatccctttttttattttatctttataatcTAATAACCAATTTTTGGGAACGAATGCTCGCTCAATGTAACAATTTTGCTATAATatagtttataaatataaaaatatatgaacgCCCCAAGCAACATTTAACTAACGTAATAtatcctataaaaaaaactaacgtattatataaatcaattaataaagCAAATAAAAGATGGAATTAGGAAGGAGAAGGAATatggattaatttaattaatgttatttgatttgggaattttttttattgatttctaTTGCTATTTTTACTACCAGaatattaaacaaattattatcaGAAACtcgtgttaaaaaataaaacaagctaGTAATACTAACTGGACCAAGCCCATTATTTGTATGACTGCTTTGACAACCACAAGATCCAAACTGAAATCAAATGAAGATAGTAAACATATCTAACAAAACTATGAAACAATTGAAGATACATGAACGTGACAGTACCTAAATCATGACAAATAATTGAGCATTAGAGCAAAATGGATTGAAATAAACCCAGTGAGACTgaaaagaaggacaaaaaaaCATAGCACCAAACACATGGCAAAGCAATAGTAAATACGACAGAGCAATCTTATTTCGAGTTTCAACAGTGGCCTTTGATAACTTAAGAAAGACATACCCGTAAAGAAGTGATTTTGTATTATCCAATAATGACAAGTGTGttgatttttacaataattaccttaaaatttatatctactacatataacttttttattggcttgacaataaaaaaaataatatgtactTACTttacatagaaattaaactccaTAAAAAGAACTGGTAGAGTAAGATAACTTGCCCCAATTTTATTAATCTGATGAAGTATATGTGTAAAGAAGCTTCTGCATTGTTCACGATTGTTTATACCCACACAACACAAAGAGATATTCAAAGCCAGGGAGAATTGTAAATGGGAGTTACAACAGATTTAACTTGAAGATACTTGTGTAGGGCTTCCATTCCAAAATCTCTTCCAAATCCACTCATCTTGTACCCTCCATAAGGAATGTCATTCCCAAAGGCAAAGTAACAGTTGATCCAAACAATGCCAGCACGAATGGACCTTGACACAGTGTTGGCTGTGTCCAAACTCTTTGTCACAATGCCTGATGCTAGGCCATATCTTGTATTGTTGGCAATCTTAATTGCATCCTCAATAGTCCTGTTGTTCATTTATACAATTCATGACCAAACTCTCAAAACATTTTCTAGGATGACATTAAGTCAATagtaagaataaataaatagatttataataacttacTTAAACTTCATCAAAGCCATCACAGGGCCAAATATTTCATCTTGTACTATGAGCATGTCCTCCTAAACAAGATATTGTGAATAAAAAGCAAAAGACAATGGGATGGTTAGTTATCCAATTATTCTGCAGGAACCTTATTTCATACTTTTGTGGCGTTAAAATTCACCTTAACATTAGAGAAAATTGTAGGCTCAATGTAGTAACCCTTGTTGCCCACTCTTTTGCCCCCTGTCAAAAGAGTTGCcccttctttctttccttgttcGATATAGGAAAGAATCTTTTCAAATTGCTTCTTGTCAACCTACAACATGAAGATAATTAGCCGATAGAGAAAAatggttttcatatttttactaCTCTCATTTCTGTTTCAATAGTTAGAGGGTCACTAGAGAAAACAAATGTAGACATGATTGTGCTACTAAGTTCATACCTGAGGCCCTTGTTGAACTTTAGGATCAAAAGGATCACCAACCACCCAAGCTTTTGCTTTCTCCACCAATTTCTTCTCAAATTCATCATAGATTCCTTCTTGAACCAACACACGGGAGCCCGCAACACAAATTTCTCCCTGAAATgaacaagaaaattaaatgtTGCAATATGCACAATTGGACTACTTTGTCAAAAGGAATCATATTTCACGAAAGAAATTTCACCTTATTAAATAGGATGCCCAGGAGAGCAAGTTCAGCAGCTTTATCTACATCAGCATCATCAAAAACTATGACGGGTGACTTGCCTCCTAGTTCAAGTGAAACTGGTTTCAAATTACTATTAGCTGCAGCACGCATTACTTCACGCCCCACTTCTGTCGAACCCGTAAAGCTTACCTACATatgcacaaataaaaaattcacaatcAGCCAATTACATTGGTTATGGCACTTTGTTATGACCTAAACACAAAGAAGAGATAAATCCAAAATGACTAGTCCATTAGGTGGTCATTTATCAGAATTCAGTACATTGCACCTTAATTTAGCCTGTATATAAGTAGGCCTTTTCGTCCCAACTCTCTCAACAAAAGCACCAATTATTCTGACTTAAGCACAAAAAGAGAGTTCAACCCAAAAGACTAATAACTTAAGTAccaaattaagttttttattccATTCAATCAATGTAGGACTCATAACATACTTCCAATTTCCAAATGCTTGACATTTGAGTTACCTTATCAATGTCCATGTGTAAGCTTATTGCAACACCTGCAGTTTGGCCAAATCCAGGTACCACATTAAGCACTCCATCCGGAATTCCAGCCTTCAAAACATAAAAGCAAGGAACATCAATCAACTTAGACTTTAGTAGATAACTTGCCAATGTCAATTACATTTGATAAGAAAATGAAGCATTTGTTGAAGACACATACCAGCTTAGCAAGATGAGCATAAAACAAGGCCGAGAGAGGTGTTTGTTCAGCAGGCTTGAGGACCATTGTGCAACCAGCAGCCAAGGAAGGACTAACCTTCGCAACAAACATGGTGCTAGGGAAGTTCCAAGGAATAATGTGTCCCACAACACCAATTGGTTCTAGCAAAGTATATGCATGGAACTCCCTAGAAGCTTTTAAGACCTCTCCATGAATTTTATCTGCAGCACCTGCATAGTAACGGATAGTACTTGCTGCAGCAGGAATATCAACAGCCTTGCACCAATGGTACAACTTTCCAGCATCAATGGCATCCAATGCTGCTATTTCCTCAATGTTCTGATCAACTAAGTCTGCCCATTTCATCATAATTTTTGCTCTTTCCTGATTTTCAAACCATGTCAAAGTTTGATACTATGTTGCAAAAGAGGATGAACATTAACAAGTCATAACATCCACAACCCTCCCCTTTAAACACAAAATATCCATTTGGTTGCTaatgacaatttattttttatgcgaGAATTCATTACTACATTTAATATCAACATTATCACGTAGTAAGTAACCATGTCTAGAGCTTGGTCGAGAGCTTTGTTATTAATTACAGGATCTGAAATGCAATTATCTGACTAAGTCATgaacattggtttttcaaaaGATAGAAACTTGTGAATATACTTTATAGtaccttaaaataattttcagcttatttcaataattttttttaaaatattataaaaatagtttgcaattagtttaaaaataatttaactcaatttcttttttacaaaCAATTTATAGATAAACgcttatatatatagtaaagtATCTAGACAGTATACATGGTGGGAGTTAGCCAAACATTTATGTTGTATTGGATTTTAATTTAACAAGTACTATTAGACTATTTGTTCACACATGTTAAGTCAAACTCAAAACACACGATACGTTCGAGACTCTTGTGTATAACCGAGTACAAGGTTCTTCCACATTTTCCAATTTTGATGTAATTCATAAAGGCTAAATATTCAAATCATATCCCTTTTctagatatacatatttttatgattttttaaagaaaaaacaaaaattagataGGATCTCATTAATAAAAGGAAGGAGAGAAGAATGGAAAAGGAGCTAAGTGCCGTGCACGGTTTAAAGCAACATGCTTAAGTTGCAAGTTCTTCTACTCTACTACTTATTAAACTGTTTTATATCTTTATCACTAAGTTTTTACATACTTCGGTAAAAGACATACAAAACTTAATACACAAATACTTATGTGAACTGTTAGTTTTTTTCACACATCTTAAATTTCTAACAGACTTAAATTCATCGTGTAAGAGATAGTTTAATGCTTTACCGTCCCCTCCCTTTTTCCCCTTGTGCTATTTGATAAGGTGATTTTTAACAGGATTCACAAAGTATAAAATTTACTATTCAACTAGCCTGAATATTtcttatattgatttttaataatcttttttataagcaattttaaatacatatataattcaagaaaaattataaagtaattaaagttaaaaaatgcGACTctcattaactatttttttaataaactattcagaaaactataaattaattaatactctattttattcgagaaagttattaaaaagataaaagtaaacAGAAAtaactttcataatttttaaaataacaactatattgaaataaaacaatttgctaaaattttaaatattttaaaatgaaattgagattttttttaagttaagtaATGTATGAATGAAAGTGTGAGATCcatgtcaattttttaaaaaaatttaatacatttacattttttttcctcaacaaCCAAACAAGGCCGAGGTTCCCGCGGTCCggtattgttttaattttcaatttcttggTCAGCTGAGATTAACTaataaatggaagaaaaaaaaacgctTAGGTCGtatggttttgttttttttttaattacaaatctttataatttttaataaataagtttaaataaactgACCAATATTATCTATTTGAATGATTATTTAATAGAATTAAGAAATCTCAAAATCAATCAATTAG is a genomic window containing:
- the LOC114368858 gene encoding aldehyde dehydrogenase family 2 member C4-like, with translation MAALSNGHGSSFFKMPPIKFTKLFINGEFVDSLSGREFETRDPRTGEVITRIAEGAKEDVDVAVKAARAAFDYGPWPRMPGAERAKIMMKWADLVDQNIEEIAALDAIDAGKLYHWCKAVDIPAAASTIRYYAGAADKIHGEVLKASREFHAYTLLEPIGVVGHIIPWNFPSTMFVAKVSPSLAAGCTMVLKPAEQTPLSALFYAHLAKLAGIPDGVLNVVPGFGQTAGVAISLHMDIDKVSFTGSTEVGREVMRAAANSNLKPVSLELGGKSPVIVFDDADVDKAAELALLGILFNKGEICVAGSRVLVQEGIYDEFEKKLVEKAKAWVVGDPFDPKVQQGPQVDKKQFEKILSYIEQGKKEGATLLTGGKRVGNKGYYIEPTIFSNVKEDMLIVQDEIFGPVMALMKFKTIEDAIKIANNTRYGLASGIVTKSLDTANTVSRSIRAGIVWINCYFAFGNDIPYGGYKMSGFGRDFGMEALHKYLQVKSVVTPIYNSPWL